TTTAATTCATCTTTGGTGCCTTCCGCCACCAATTCCACCCGGCCATCTGCCAAATTTTTTACAGTCCCAGTCACTTCAAAACCACTGGCGATCGACTTCACAGAATACCGGAAGCCAACGCCTTGCACTCTTCCTTCATAAAAAATCTGTAAGCGGCATCGGTTCATGATACAATAAACGAGCAATAATCTACCAGAACTGGCTGATTTATCCAGTAATCAGGCCTACCGCTCGCTTCGGCACGGAGGATGTAGCCATATCCACACCTCTCC
The sequence above is drawn from the Pedosphaera parvula Ellin514 genome and encodes:
- a CDS encoding acylphosphatase, with protein sequence MNRCRLQIFYEGRVQGVGFRYSVKSIASGFEVTGTVKNLADGRVELVAEGTKDELNAFQHAIRESELGHFIQNEDVEWGEPWGNIRGFEIAK